One window of the Devosia sp. 2618 genome contains the following:
- a CDS encoding YraN family protein gives MMPPSPSKPKSKARVQAQLGGHRGETLAAWFLRLKLYRVVTRRYKTPVGEIDLIAERFGTTVFVEVKARSKASTQAETLEAVNQSRIVRAAQYWLARHPTKAETSLRFDVIFLAPGRWPRHVVNAFDASP, from the coding sequence ATGATGCCGCCCTCGCCCTCAAAGCCGAAAAGTAAGGCCCGCGTCCAGGCTCAGCTGGGCGGCCATCGCGGGGAAACGCTCGCCGCCTGGTTCCTGCGGCTCAAGCTCTATCGGGTGGTCACGCGCCGCTATAAAACCCCGGTCGGGGAAATCGACCTCATCGCCGAGCGCTTCGGCACCACGGTCTTTGTCGAGGTCAAGGCGCGCAGCAAGGCCAGCACGCAAGCCGAGACCCTTGAGGCAGTCAATCAATCGCGCATAGTCCGCGCCGCGCAGTATTGGTTGGCGCGCCACCCTACCAAGGCGGAAACATCCCTCCGCTTCGACGTAATTTTCCTTGCGCCCGGCCGATGGCCACGCCATGTGGTGAATGCGTTTGATGCGTCGCCGTGA
- the rsmI gene encoding 16S rRNA (cytidine(1402)-2'-O)-methyltransferase, translating into MNDTNSGYFIAGSAFTAPPLAPGLYVVATPIGNLRDITIRALETLAAASVVLCEDTRMSARLLDHYGIKGRRVALHEHNERAKADDIVRRVAAGEAIALISDAGTPLLSDPGFPLIRALAEANQPVFPIPGASALLSALVVAGLPTDAFAFHGFLPPKAGARANAIKALKDSRETLVFYESPRRLDDTLASMAEIFGDRQAAVALELTKRFERVHRGSLGALAAEFADTETKGEAVIVVAGAAEPTAPDAADWQADLSAAMEQQPLRVAVDEVTQKYGLKRKEVYDAALALKAEK; encoded by the coding sequence ATGAACGACACCAATTCGGGCTATTTCATTGCCGGTTCGGCCTTTACGGCCCCGCCTCTGGCCCCCGGCCTTTATGTCGTGGCAACCCCGATCGGCAATCTGCGCGACATCACCATCCGCGCGCTTGAAACGCTGGCCGCCGCCTCGGTCGTGCTCTGCGAAGACACCCGCATGTCCGCCCGTCTGCTCGATCACTACGGCATCAAGGGCCGCCGCGTGGCGCTGCATGAACACAATGAACGGGCCAAGGCCGACGATATCGTGCGTCGGGTCGCCGCCGGGGAAGCCATCGCGCTGATCTCCGATGCCGGCACGCCGCTCCTGTCCGATCCCGGCTTTCCGCTGATCCGCGCTTTGGCTGAAGCCAACCAGCCGGTCTTCCCCATCCCCGGCGCCTCGGCATTGCTGTCGGCGCTGGTCGTTGCCGGCCTGCCCACCGATGCATTTGCCTTTCACGGTTTTCTGCCGCCCAAGGCTGGCGCGCGCGCCAATGCCATCAAAGCGCTCAAGGATTCACGTGAAACTTTGGTGTTTTACGAAAGCCCGCGCCGCCTCGACGATACGCTGGCATCCATGGCTGAAATCTTCGGTGACCGACAGGCGGCCGTCGCTTTGGAACTGACCAAACGCTTTGAACGCGTCCATCGCGGCAGCCTAGGCGCGCTTGCCGCCGAATTTGCCGATACCGAAACCAAGGGCGAAGCGGTGATCGTTGTCGCCGGCGCCGCCGAACCCACCGCGCCCGATGCCGCCGACTGGCAGGCAGACCTGTCCGCGGCAATGGAACAGCAACCCCTGCGGGTGGCCGTCGATGAAGTCACCCAGAAATACGGCCTCAAGCGCAAGGAGGTCTATGATGCCGCCCTCGCCCTCAAAGCCGAAAAGTAA